CGAAGCCCACGATGACCTCGTCGGGCGTGTTCCAGTTGACGGTCGGGTCTTCGGTGTAGTCGTAGACGTCTTTGGTCGGAGCGTTCCATAGGTGTTCCAGGAAGCCAGTTTCCACGGCGCGGCCCCACACGTTCTGGTCGATGGAGAACGGCGAGCGTTTGGTGACGTTGATCGGGATGGCATTCTCTTCGGCGAACGCGATCGCCTTCTCCCGAGTCCAGGCGTAGTCGCGGACTGGTGCGAGCACCTCGAGATCTGGTGCCAGCGAGGCGAATCCGACTTCGAAGCGGACTTGGTCGTTGCCCTTACCGGTGCAGCCGTGCGCCACGACGCTGCCGCCGTGCTCGCGGGCGGCGGCCACCAGATGCTTGGCGATCAGCGGGCGGCTGATCGCCGACACCAGCGGATAGCGGTCCATATAGAGCGCGTTGGACAAGATGGTCGGCAGGCAGTATTCCTCGGCGAATTCGTCACGGGCGTCGACCACGACGGCTTCCACTGCACCGCAGTCGAGTGCGCGCTGGCGCACCAGCTCCATGTCTTCACCGCCCTGCCCGAGGTCGATCGCGACCGCGACGACCTCGCGACCGGTCTCCTTGCCGATCCAGCTGATCGCCACCGAGGTGTCCAAACCGCCGGAATACGCCAAGATGACGCGCTCGGACATGGGTTGATCTCCTTTTAGTCGTGCGGTTACGTGAGGTTCTGGATCAGGGTTGCGAGTTCTGCGCCGGTCATCGGCTCGCGGGCCGCCACGAAGATGGTGTCATCCCCGGCGATGGTTCCGACAACGTAGGGCAACGCGGCCCGGTCGATCGCGCTGGCCAGGTAATCCGCAGCACCCGGTGGCGTCCGCAGTACGGCCAGGTTGCCGGTGGCGTCGGTGGACACCAGCACTTCGCTGAGCAGCCGGGACAGCCTCGCGGTGCCGCCGGAGACACCGCGCAGCGGGCTGCCGTCTTCGGGCACTACATAGACGCCGACACCTCCGTCGGCGCCGCGCAATTTCACCGCGCCGAGCTCTTCGAGGTCGCGCGACAAGGTGGCCTGGGTGGTCTCGATGCCTTCGGCGGCAAGCAACGCCGCCAGTTCGCTCTGACTGCGGACCTCAGTCGACGACAGGATTGCCACGATGCGAGCCTGACGCCCGACGCGGGTGATCTCCGGCGCGGTCTTCGAGCGAGTCATGGGCGGTGCTCCAGCAGCCACACCAGCAGCGCCTTTTGCGCGTGCAGTCGGTTCTCGGCTTCGTCCCACACCGCGCTGTGCGGCCCGTCGATCACCTCGTCGGTGATCTCGTGGCCACGGTGAGCCGGAAGGCAATGCAGCACAACAACTTCCGAGTCGGCCTTGGCGACCAGGCCAGCGTTGAGCTGGAACGGCCGGAAGGGTCGTACTCGATCAAGCCCGTCGTCTTCCTGGCCCATCGACGTCCAGGTGTCGGTGACCAGCACGTCGGCCCCCGAGGCCGCGGTTACCGGGTCGTCGGTGATGGCAACCGAGCCCCCGGTGTCGGCGGCACGGTGCTCGGCGGCGGCGGTGAACAACGGGTCCGGCGCGAAACCCGCTGGGGCGGCGACGGTCACGTGCATGCCAGCGGTCACGCCGCCGAGCATCAATGAGTGGGCCATGTTGTTGGCACCGTCACCGAAATACGACAGCCGCAGCCCGCGCAGCGATCCCTTGCGCTCGGCAATCGTTTGCAGGTCGGCCAGCACCTGGCAGGGGTGGAACTGATCGGAGAGGGCGTTGACAATCGGCACCGTCGACGTCTCGGCCATCGCGCTGAGCCGGGCTTGACCGAAGGTACGCCACACGATGGCATCGACATAGCGGGACAACACTTTTGCGGTGTCCTGGAGCGTCTCCTCGCGCCCCAGCTGGGTGCTGCGGCCGTCGACCACGACGGCATGTCCGCCGAGTTGGGCAATACCGACCTCGAAGGAGAACCGGGTGCGGGTGGAGTTCTTGTCGAAGATCACCGCGACGCCGCGCGGGCCGTCCAGCGGCCGTCGACCGAAGGGGTCCTTCTTCAACTCGGCGGCCAACTGTAGGACCTCGGCCTGCTCGTCCGGCGTCAGGTCGTCGTCACGCAGGAAGTGTCGCGTCATGCAGTCTCCTCGGCGGTGTCCAGAATGCTCGGCAACGCGGTGACGAACGCGTCGAGCTGATGCTCGGTGATGATCAGGGCCGGCGCCAGCCGGACGACGTCGGGTGCCGCGGCGTTGACCAGAAATCCGGCCGCGCGGGCTGACGCTTCGACCTGCTTGGCGGCCGGAGTGGACAGAACGATGCCGCACAGCAGCCCGCGGCCCCGGATGTGATCGATCGCAGGGTGGCTCAACGCTTCGATTTCGTGGTGCAACGTCTTTCCGAGTGCCTCCGCCCGCCGTATCAGGTCGTCCTCGGCGATCACCCGCAGCACGGCCAACGCCGCCGCCGCGCAGATCGGATTGCCGCCGAAGGTGCTGCCGTGCAGTCCGGGTGTCAGCAGGTGCGCGGCGCGACCAGTCGCCAGGACCGCGCCGATCGGCAGCCCGCCGCCGAGGCCCTTGGCCATCGTGACGACATCGGGAGTGATGCCGTCGTGCTGGTGGGCGAAAAACGTTCCCGTACGGCCCATTCCGGTCTGCACCTCGTCGATGACCAACAACGCGCCGTGGCGCGCAGTGATGTCGCGGGCTGCGGCCAGGTAGCCGTCGGGGGGTACGACGATGCCGCTCTCTCCCATGATCGGTTCGAGAAAAACCGCGGCGGTTTCATTGTCGACCGCCGCCGTCAGCGCGCCGGCGTCGCCGTACGGGACATGGGTGACCTCACCGGGTAGCGGCGCGAAAGGCGCCTGCTTACTCGGCTGGCCGGTCAGGGCTAAGGCGCCCATCGTACGACCATGGAAACCACCTTGCGCCGCAACCAATTTCGACCGACCGGTGAGACGCGACAGCTTGAACGCGGCCTCGTTGGCTTCGGTTCCGGAATTGCAAAACAGCACGCGGGTCTCGGTATCGGCACCGAGCAGGCCGGCCAGCGCCTCGGCGAGCGCGATGCCCGGTTCGGCAGCGTACAGATTGGACGTGTGCCCCAGCGTCGACATCTGGCGTGTGACGGCCTCGAGGACGGCTGGGTGCCCATGACCCAGGACGTTGACCGCGATGCCGCCAAGCAGGTCGAGGTAGGAGATGCCGTCTGCGTCGGTGACCACCGCGCCGCTGCCACTGACCAA
This genomic stretch from Mycobacterium paraterrae harbors:
- a CDS encoding arginine repressor, producing MTRSKTAPEITRVGRQARIVAILSSTEVRSQSELAALLAAEGIETTQATLSRDLEELGAVKLRGADGGVGVYVVPEDGSPLRGVSGGTARLSRLLSEVLVSTDATGNLAVLRTPPGAADYLASAIDRAALPYVVGTIAGDDTIFVAAREPMTGAELATLIQNLT
- a CDS encoding acetylornithine transaminase is translated as MTSTADIQQRWSAVMMDNYGVPPIALVSGSGAVVTDADGISYLDLLGGIAVNVLGHGHPAVLEAVTRQMSTLGHTSNLYAAEPGIALAEALAGLLGADTETRVLFCNSGTEANEAAFKLSRLTGRSKLVAAQGGFHGRTMGALALTGQPSKQAPFAPLPGEVTHVPYGDAGALTAAVDNETAAVFLEPIMGESGIVVPPDGYLAAARDITARHGALLVIDEVQTGMGRTGTFFAHQHDGITPDVVTMAKGLGGGLPIGAVLATGRAAHLLTPGLHGSTFGGNPICAAAALAVLRVIAEDDLIRRAEALGKTLHHEIEALSHPAIDHIRGRGLLCGIVLSTPAAKQVEASARAAGFLVNAAAPDVVRLAPALIITEHQLDAFVTALPSILDTAEETA
- the argF gene encoding ornithine carbamoyltransferase, coding for MTRHFLRDDDLTPDEQAEVLQLAAELKKDPFGRRPLDGPRGVAVIFDKNSTRTRFSFEVGIAQLGGHAVVVDGRSTQLGREETLQDTAKVLSRYVDAIVWRTFGQARLSAMAETSTVPIVNALSDQFHPCQVLADLQTIAERKGSLRGLRLSYFGDGANNMAHSLMLGGVTAGMHVTVAAPAGFAPDPLFTAAAEHRAADTGGSVAITDDPVTAASGADVLVTDTWTSMGQEDDGLDRVRPFRPFQLNAGLVAKADSEVVVLHCLPAHRGHEITDEVIDGPHSAVWDEAENRLHAQKALLVWLLEHRP
- a CDS encoding argininosuccinate synthase translates to MSERVILAYSGGLDTSVAISWIGKETGREVVAVAIDLGQGGEDMELVRQRALDCGAVEAVVVDARDEFAEEYCLPTILSNALYMDRYPLVSAISRPLIAKHLVAAAREHGGSVVAHGCTGKGNDQVRFEVGFASLAPDLEVLAPVRDYAWTREKAIAFAEENAIPINVTKRSPFSIDQNVWGRAVETGFLEHLWNAPTKDVYDYTEDPTVNWNTPDEVIVGFERGVPVTIDGRSVSVLQAIEELNRRAGAQGVGRLDVVEDRLVGIKSREIYEAPGAMVLITAHTELEHVTLERELGRFKRHTDQRWAELVYDGLWYSPLKKALEAFVANTQQHVTGEIRMVLHGGHIAVNGRRSAESLYDFNLATYDEGDTFDQSMAKGFVHVHGLSSKLAARRDLHSEQGDLPVEH